One genomic segment of Synechocystis sp. LKSZ1 includes these proteins:
- a CDS encoding GNAT family N-acetyltransferase, whose product MVFWKRLFTADPVAPPQDPQFGGEAVELFSNGSGEARLFFSTERDLDLYELEELCDAVGWARRPIRKVKKAIECSFLVVTLWEVRGKRRRLVGFARATSDHAFNATVWDVVVHPNQQSKGLGKALMEYTIRKLRSADISNITLFADPHVVDFYRRLGFVLDPEGIKGMFWYPD is encoded by the coding sequence ATGGTTTTTTGGAAACGTTTGTTTACCGCAGATCCCGTTGCTCCCCCCCAGGACCCGCAATTTGGCGGGGAAGCCGTGGAACTTTTCAGCAATGGCAGTGGCGAGGCCCGTCTCTTTTTTAGTACAGAGCGCGATCTTGACCTCTACGAGCTGGAAGAACTCTGCGATGCGGTGGGTTGGGCTCGGCGGCCAATCCGGAAGGTCAAAAAGGCCATTGAGTGCAGTTTCTTAGTGGTTACCCTGTGGGAAGTACGGGGTAAACGACGTCGTCTTGTAGGCTTTGCTCGGGCCACCTCTGACCATGCCTTCAATGCAACGGTGTGGGATGTGGTTGTCCATCCCAATCAGCAAAGTAAAGGCCTGGGGAAAGCCTTGATGGAATATACGATCCGTAAACTCCGCTCCGCCGATATTAGTAACATCACCCTCTTTGCTGACCCCCATGTGGTCGATTTCTATCGACGCCTAGGCTTTGTCCTTGATCCGGAGGGGATTAAGGGGATGTTTTGGTACCCCGACTAG
- a CDS encoding dihydrolipoamide acetyltransferase family protein, translating to MIHDIFMPALSSTMTEGKIVSWVKSPGDKVEKGETVVVVESDKADMDVESFYEGYLATILVEAGQEAPVGAAIALIAETEAEIAEAQSRGGAPTPSSAPVATPVAPAAPEPVLASTPAPSSNGHSSNRIIASPRAKKLAKALKVDIQTLQGTGPYGRIVAEDVERAVGKVTTPVVAPPVIAPVSAPSPAPAAPVPVVVGGETVPLTTFQKAVVQNMVAAMQAPVFRVGYTIATDGLDHLYKQIKSKGVTMTALLAKAVAATLKKHPILNSSYTEQGIVYHKAINIALAVAMPDGGLITPVLQNADQWDIYSLSRRWKELVERARAKQLQPEEYSTGTFTISNLGMFGVDRFDAILPPGQGGILAVGASRPQVVANDQGLIGVQRQMSVNLTADHRTIYGSHAASFLQDLAALIEKDAQSLTL from the coding sequence ATGATTCACGATATTTTCATGCCGGCGCTGAGTTCCACCATGACCGAGGGCAAGATCGTTTCCTGGGTGAAATCCCCAGGGGACAAGGTCGAGAAGGGGGAAACGGTGGTTGTCGTGGAATCGGACAAGGCCGACATGGATGTGGAATCGTTCTACGAAGGCTATCTGGCCACTATTTTGGTGGAAGCGGGCCAGGAGGCACCAGTGGGGGCTGCCATTGCCCTCATTGCCGAAACAGAAGCAGAAATTGCCGAAGCCCAAAGTCGTGGTGGGGCCCCGACACCCAGTAGTGCTCCCGTCGCAACGCCCGTGGCCCCAGCCGCCCCTGAGCCTGTCCTAGCGAGTACGCCAGCTCCGAGCAGTAATGGACATAGCTCTAATCGCATTATTGCCTCTCCTCGGGCCAAGAAACTGGCGAAGGCGTTAAAAGTTGATATCCAAACCCTCCAGGGCACAGGCCCCTACGGTCGTATTGTGGCGGAAGATGTTGAGCGGGCCGTCGGAAAAGTGACAACTCCCGTGGTCGCACCTCCCGTCATTGCTCCCGTCTCGGCCCCAAGCCCTGCCCCGGCTGCCCCGGTTCCCGTTGTGGTTGGCGGTGAAACCGTCCCCCTGACAACCTTCCAGAAAGCCGTTGTCCAAAATATGGTGGCGGCTATGCAAGCGCCGGTATTCCGGGTCGGCTATACGATCGCCACCGATGGTCTAGACCATCTCTACAAACAAATTAAATCCAAAGGCGTCACCATGACGGCCCTGCTGGCGAAGGCCGTTGCGGCTACTTTGAAGAAGCATCCGATTCTGAATTCCAGCTATACCGAGCAGGGCATTGTTTACCACAAGGCCATTAACATTGCTCTAGCCGTGGCCATGCCCGATGGGGGCTTAATTACCCCGGTTCTTCAAAATGCCGACCAGTGGGATATCTACTCCCTCTCCCGTCGCTGGAAAGAGTTGGTGGAACGGGCCCGGGCCAAGCAATTACAGCCAGAGGAGTACAGCACTGGAACCTTTACGATCTCTAACCTGGGGATGTTTGGCGTCGATCGGTTTGATGCTATCTTGCCTCCGGGCCAGGGCGGAATTTTAGCCGTAGGGGCCTCTCGACCCCAGGTGGTGGCCAATGACCAGGGCCTGATCGGTGTCCAACGACAAATGAGTGTCAATCTCACCGCTGATCACCGCACAATTTATGGTTCCCATGCGGCGTCTTTTCTCCAGGATCTGGCCGCTTTGATTGAGAAGGATGCTCAATCCCTAACGCTCTAA
- a CDS encoding cytochrome B6, whose protein sequence is MSAAGVALFIGYIVGFTGLTLGLLYGLRAVKLI, encoded by the coding sequence ATGTCCGCCGCTGGTGTTGCTCTATTTATCGGTTATATCGTTGGCTTTACGGGATTGACCCTAGGCCTACTCTATGGTCTACGTGCCGTCAAACTGATCTAG
- the aroB gene encoding 3-dehydroquinate synthase has protein sequence MPSVLSVPLPDNPYTVVNAPGALTELGQQLLSLGLGQKILVVSNPEIFAHYGRLVINSLTQAGFSVTSHLIPAGENHKTLDSITDLYDTAFKHRLERSSTLLALGGGVIGDMTGFAAATWLRGINFVQVPTSLLAMVDASIGGKTGVNHPHGKNLIGAFYQPRLVFIDPFVLKTLPEREFRAGMAEVIKYGIIWDRELFEQLEAAPRLDSLEGLSPELLETIITRSCQAKVAVVSQDEKEAGLRAILNYGHTVGHGIESLTGYSSINHGEAVALGMVVAGRLAVNLGLWSAAEAERQDAVIRKAGLPTILPSQLTVEALWDSLQMDKKVKSGQVRFILPTAIGQVEMTQAVTQAILAEALADIP, from the coding sequence ATGCCCTCCGTTCTGTCTGTTCCTTTGCCCGATAACCCCTATACCGTGGTCAATGCACCGGGAGCTTTAACGGAGTTAGGCCAACAACTCCTGTCTCTGGGCCTGGGCCAAAAAATATTAGTGGTTTCCAATCCCGAAATCTTTGCTCACTATGGGCGTTTGGTGATAAACAGCTTAACCCAGGCCGGCTTTAGCGTCACGAGTCATTTGATCCCGGCCGGCGAAAATCACAAAACCCTGGATTCCATCACCGACCTCTACGATACCGCCTTTAAACACCGACTAGAGCGTTCCTCCACCCTGCTGGCCCTGGGGGGCGGCGTGATTGGAGATATGACGGGCTTTGCGGCGGCCACCTGGCTCCGGGGTATTAATTTTGTGCAGGTTCCCACCAGTCTCCTGGCCATGGTGGATGCTTCCATTGGGGGCAAAACGGGGGTCAACCATCCCCATGGCAAAAATTTGATTGGGGCCTTTTATCAACCCCGTCTAGTGTTTATTGATCCCTTCGTGTTGAAAACCTTGCCAGAGCGCGAATTCCGAGCCGGGATGGCGGAGGTGATTAAGTACGGCATTATTTGGGACAGGGAACTGTTTGAGCAACTAGAAGCGGCTCCCCGACTGGATAGTTTAGAGGGCCTATCTCCAGAACTACTGGAAACGATCATTACCCGTTCCTGTCAGGCCAAGGTAGCGGTAGTGAGTCAGGATGAAAAAGAAGCGGGTCTGCGGGCCATTTTGAACTATGGCCATACCGTTGGCCATGGCATTGAAAGTTTAACGGGCTATAGTTCCATCAATCACGGGGAAGCGGTGGCCCTGGGCATGGTAGTGGCGGGCCGTCTAGCGGTTAACCTAGGTCTCTGGTCAGCGGCAGAGGCCGAGCGCCAAGATGCCGTGATTCGCAAAGCCGGCCTACCAACTATCCTCCCTTCCCAGTTAACCGTGGAAGCGCTCTGGGACAGTCTCCAGATGGATAAAAAAGTCAAATCGGGCCAAGTGCGCTTTATTTTACCCACAGCGATTGGCCAGGTAGAAATGACCCAAGCCGTCACCCAGGCCATTCTGGCAGAGGCCCTAGCGGACATTCCATGA
- a CDS encoding sugar ABC transporter permease produces the protein MKTILARRWPGLIPYLFLLPALLILGLAVFYPAIQAFSLSFTQYDLDLSQAPRWVGLKNFQKLAGDAVFWQALRNTFFYWLGVVPVLVLAPLGLAILVNQKLRGMAWFRMAYYTPVIISMVVAGIAWKALYTSDGIFNQILRWIGLSQGIPWLTSPDLALWSVMLVTIWKGLGYYMVIYLAGLQGIPADLYEAAAIDGSDGWQKHWDITLPLMRPYLLLVAVISSISAMKVFEEIYIMTQGGPLNHSKTVVYYVYERAFRDLEMNYASAIGLVLFLFIFVFSLLNLYLSRQTNSLP, from the coding sequence ATGAAAACCATACTTGCCCGTAGGTGGCCGGGCCTAATTCCCTATCTATTCCTCTTGCCGGCCTTGTTGATTTTAGGCCTAGCCGTTTTTTATCCGGCCATCCAGGCCTTTTCCCTCAGTTTTACCCAGTACGACCTGGATTTAAGCCAAGCCCCCCGTTGGGTTGGGCTAAAAAATTTCCAAAAATTGGCCGGGGATGCTGTCTTTTGGCAGGCCCTGCGTAATACCTTTTTCTATTGGTTGGGGGTTGTGCCCGTGCTAGTACTCGCGCCCCTCGGCCTAGCTATTTTGGTTAATCAAAAGCTGCGGGGTATGGCTTGGTTCCGCATGGCCTACTACACCCCGGTGATTATCTCCATGGTGGTGGCAGGTATTGCCTGGAAGGCCCTGTACACTTCCGACGGCATTTTTAACCAAATTTTGCGCTGGATTGGCCTGTCCCAAGGAATTCCTTGGCTGACAAGTCCCGACCTGGCCCTCTGGAGTGTGATGCTGGTGACTATCTGGAAGGGCCTGGGGTACTACATGGTTATCTACCTGGCCGGCCTCCAGGGCATTCCGGCAGACTTATATGAAGCAGCCGCCATTGACGGCTCCGACGGTTGGCAAAAACATTGGGATATTACCCTGCCCCTGATGCGGCCTTACTTGTTGTTGGTGGCGGTAATTTCCTCTATCTCGGCCATGAAGGTCTTTGAAGAAATCTACATCATGACCCAGGGGGGCCCTCTCAATCATTCCAAAACTGTTGTGTACTATGTCTATGAGCGGGCCTTTCGGGATTTGGAAATGAATTATGCATCAGCGATTGGCCTGGTGCTGTTTCTTTTCATTTTTGTTTTTTCTCTGCTCAATTTGTATCTATCCCGCCAAACGAATAGTTTGCCCTAA
- a CDS encoding sensor domain-containing diguanylate cyclase, whose protein sequence is MAKFQSCPVPTPAQFLAIIRTQTDIVKLGLYLDRVMALVSERSLVITPGMGAVIELVEGEEMVYRATAGSLSPMLGFRLDRKTSLSGLCIASGKALCCEDSETDDRVDREACRRVGLRSMVVVPLLHEGEAVGVLKVCASEPFAFSQTDVYLLGLMSELTAAAMFYATKYGGDELFRQATTDYLTGLANRALFLDHLRCGLAECRREGRGLTVLMIDMDGLKFINDTYGHSAGDAAIREMAQCIALEARESDTAARLGGDEFAVILPKVQDSSSAQQVATRIIQRCQKSFWFEGKALNIGASVGAATYPADGSLPETLMETADQRMYEAKRARQNKVLLNQDMNWC, encoded by the coding sequence ATGGCTAAATTCCAATCCTGTCCTGTACCAACGCCAGCTCAATTCTTAGCAATAATACGAACGCAAACGGATATTGTCAAACTAGGCCTCTATCTTGACCGAGTTATGGCCTTGGTCTCAGAGCGTTCTCTAGTCATTACGCCAGGTATGGGGGCCGTTATTGAATTAGTAGAAGGCGAAGAGATGGTGTACAGGGCCACAGCCGGTAGCCTATCACCGATGCTGGGTTTTCGTTTAGATCGCAAAACTAGTCTATCGGGGCTTTGTATTGCCTCAGGTAAGGCCCTCTGTTGTGAAGACAGTGAAACAGATGACCGAGTGGATCGAGAGGCCTGTCGTCGCGTGGGTCTCCGTTCCATGGTGGTGGTTCCCCTACTCCACGAAGGAGAAGCTGTGGGGGTTCTCAAGGTTTGTGCCTCCGAGCCCTTTGCCTTTAGCCAGACCGATGTTTACCTTTTGGGACTCATGTCTGAGTTAACTGCCGCGGCAATGTTTTATGCCACAAAGTACGGTGGAGACGAGTTATTTCGCCAGGCGACGACCGATTATCTCACGGGCTTGGCCAATCGTGCCCTCTTTCTCGATCATTTGCGCTGTGGATTGGCGGAATGTCGGCGAGAAGGTCGTGGTTTAACGGTTCTAATGATCGATATGGACGGTCTAAAGTTCATTAACGATACCTATGGTCACAGTGCTGGAGATGCCGCTATTCGAGAGATGGCCCAATGTATCGCCCTAGAAGCTCGAGAATCGGATACGGCTGCTCGATTAGGTGGTGACGAATTTGCGGTTATTCTCCCTAAAGTCCAGGATTCTAGTAGTGCCCAGCAAGTCGCCACACGAATCATCCAGCGGTGTCAAAAATCCTTTTGGTTTGAAGGAAAGGCCCTCAACATTGGCGCCAGTGTTGGAGCTGCCACTTATCCAGCTGATGGTAGTCTACCGGAAACACTAATGGAAACTGCCGACCAACGCATGTACGAGGCCAAACGAGCCAGGCAAAATAAAGTGTTGCTGAACCAAGACATGAATTGGTGCTGA
- a CDS encoding zinc-dependent alcohol dehydrogenase family protein gives MKAIVMTTTGGPDVLHWQEIPAPILTQATHVKVKLQAAGLNPIDTKLRQRGTFYPEQMPAILGCDGAGIVTEVGAEVTHLQPGDEVFFCAGGLGERHTGNYAEYAVVDASLVVPKPPSLSFIEAAAAPLVLITAWEALYDRGRLEAGQTVLIHAGAGGVGHVAIQLAKRRGARVLTTVGTPDKARLVRQLGADEPILYRQVNLRDTVLSLTQGQGVDLALDTVGGLTFFETIPLVKVYGDLVTILEPNYELGTLKEARSRNLRLGFTLMLTPALLGLPVALAQQRQILEHCADWLEQGQLSIHVGQTFPLAEAAAAHRALEAGHSTGKIVLEIPGESVSSSSS, from the coding sequence GTGAAAGCAATTGTCATGACAACAACAGGAGGGCCAGACGTCTTGCATTGGCAAGAAATCCCTGCGCCGATCCTCACTCAGGCTACTCACGTTAAAGTTAAGCTCCAGGCCGCGGGCCTGAATCCCATTGATACCAAGCTCCGTCAGCGGGGAACGTTCTATCCAGAGCAGATGCCTGCTATCTTGGGTTGTGATGGGGCCGGCATTGTGACCGAAGTAGGGGCCGAGGTCACGCACCTTCAACCAGGCGATGAGGTATTTTTCTGTGCCGGGGGCCTGGGAGAGCGCCATACCGGCAATTATGCGGAATATGCTGTCGTCGATGCCAGCCTTGTTGTCCCCAAACCACCGTCCCTGTCCTTTATCGAAGCGGCGGCCGCCCCCTTAGTATTGATTACAGCCTGGGAGGCCCTCTACGACCGGGGACGCCTTGAAGCCGGGCAAACGGTGTTAATCCACGCTGGAGCTGGCGGCGTGGGCCATGTCGCGATTCAGTTGGCCAAGCGCCGGGGGGCCCGAGTTTTAACAACCGTGGGTACACCGGATAAGGCCCGTCTGGTCAGACAATTGGGGGCCGATGAGCCCATTCTCTACCGTCAAGTTAATCTTCGGGATACCGTACTGAGTTTGACCCAGGGCCAGGGCGTTGATCTGGCCTTGGATACCGTGGGAGGGTTAACCTTCTTTGAAACCATTCCCCTGGTCAAGGTGTATGGTGACTTGGTCACTATCCTAGAACCCAATTACGAGCTAGGTACGCTAAAGGAGGCCCGCAGCCGCAATCTCCGTCTGGGTTTTACGTTGATGCTTACTCCAGCTTTGTTAGGGCTACCGGTGGCCTTGGCCCAGCAACGGCAAATTCTAGAGCATTGTGCCGACTGGCTAGAACAGGGCCAGTTAAGCATTCATGTGGGCCAAACCTTTCCCCTTGCAGAAGCGGCGGCGGCCCATCGTGCCCTAGAAGCTGGCCACAGCACTGGCAAGATAGTGCTAGAAATCCCCGGCGAATCAGTCAGCTCTAGCTCAAGCTGA
- a CDS encoding DMT family protein yields the protein MLKTALLLTVSNIFMTFAWYGHLKDLKTAPLWIAIILSWLIALLEYCFQVPANRLGIQYFNLPQLKVLQEVITMLVFAGFSTLYMKVPVTRNYFLAAMLLAGAAYLIFSDRR from the coding sequence ATGCTCAAAACAGCGCTCCTGCTAACGGTTTCCAATATTTTTATGACCTTTGCCTGGTACGGCCATCTCAAGGATCTCAAGACCGCTCCTCTCTGGATAGCGATTATCCTCAGTTGGCTGATTGCTCTACTGGAATATTGCTTTCAAGTGCCGGCGAATCGGCTGGGGATTCAGTATTTTAACCTTCCTCAACTGAAAGTTTTGCAGGAAGTCATCACCATGCTAGTTTTTGCCGGTTTTAGTACTCTATACATGAAAGTTCCTGTGACTCGCAACTATTTCCTGGCAGCAATGCTGTTAGCCGGCGCTGCCTACCTGATTTTCAGCGACCGCCGCTAA
- a CDS encoding zinc ABC transporter substrate-binding protein: MLIRHGWMLAIVLVSCLAGAGCQGSRPAPETSRLDITVSIPPQRYFVEKIGGDRVKVNVMVEGARDPHTYEPKPQQLQALSEAEAYVKVGIGLEDAWLNKFKAVNPALKFIDSSTGITPLQTEAHDHSHDDHGTKAALVADPHIWLSPKLAKIQAQNIYQGLAQIDPSQAEQYKANLNQFLKEIDQLDQNIRQTLAPIQQRQFIVFHPAWAYFARDYNLEQIPIEVEGQEPSAQELAAVIKTAQKEGIQVIFAQPQLSPKSAETIAKEINGRVVLIDDLAPNWSENLRQVSATFAQALKTTSR; this comes from the coding sequence ATGTTAATCCGTCATGGCTGGATGCTAGCTATTGTTCTGGTAAGTTGTCTGGCGGGAGCCGGGTGCCAAGGTTCTCGTCCTGCTCCAGAGACCTCCCGCCTGGATATAACGGTTAGTATTCCGCCCCAGCGTTACTTTGTTGAGAAAATCGGGGGAGACCGCGTCAAGGTGAATGTGATGGTGGAAGGGGCGAGGGATCCCCATACCTACGAACCCAAGCCCCAGCAACTTCAGGCCTTAAGTGAAGCAGAGGCCTACGTCAAAGTCGGCATTGGCCTAGAAGATGCCTGGCTCAATAAATTTAAAGCGGTGAATCCAGCTCTAAAGTTTATAGATTCCTCCACTGGTATTACGCCTTTGCAAACCGAGGCCCACGACCACAGCCATGATGACCACGGAACAAAAGCCGCTCTTGTCGCCGATCCTCATATTTGGTTATCGCCTAAATTAGCCAAAATTCAAGCCCAAAATATCTACCAGGGCCTGGCTCAGATTGATCCATCCCAGGCTGAGCAGTACAAAGCCAATCTCAATCAATTTTTGAAGGAGATTGACCAGCTCGATCAAAATATTCGTCAGACCTTAGCGCCAATTCAACAACGGCAGTTTATTGTTTTCCATCCCGCCTGGGCCTACTTTGCACGGGACTATAATCTGGAGCAAATTCCCATTGAAGTCGAGGGCCAAGAACCCAGTGCCCAGGAACTAGCCGCTGTCATTAAAACCGCCCAAAAAGAAGGCATTCAAGTCATTTTTGCCCAGCCCCAACTCAGTCCCAAAAGTGCAGAAACCATTGCCAAAGAAATTAATGGCCGGGTTGTCTTAATTGATGATTTGGCCCCTAACTGGTCAGAAAATCTACGTCAGGTGTCCGCAACCTTTGCCCAGGCCCTCAAAACGACTTCACGGTAG
- a CDS encoding ABC transporter permease: MLNPNSLPPADTSPDWLTPVSAWQRFRQDRLALLGLGLLLILVLSVLFGPVFYRQSLTQIDFSQTTAPPSWRHPLGTNDLGQDQLARLLVGGRISLAVGVTAMALSIGLGTVVGALAGFYGGWLDLILMRWTELFLALPQLPLVLLVVYLFRDAVTRWLSPELGIFGLVVVLIGGLNWMTVARLVRANILKLREMEFMTAAAALGARPRDLIWRHLLPNVASLIIVAATLAVGNAIVTESTLSFLGLGFPPDIPTWGQMLFTAKDYLMTAPHLVLTPALAIILTVLSINYIGEGLRKALP, translated from the coding sequence TTGTTGAACCCCAATTCCCTCCCACCGGCTGATACCTCTCCCGACTGGCTGACTCCGGTTTCGGCCTGGCAACGCTTTCGGCAAGACCGCCTGGCCCTACTGGGCCTTGGTCTTCTGCTTATTCTGGTGCTGAGTGTTCTCTTCGGCCCAGTCTTCTATCGCCAAAGCCTGACTCAGATTGATTTTAGTCAGACCACAGCCCCGCCTAGTTGGCGCCATCCTTTGGGTACTAATGATTTAGGCCAAGACCAGTTGGCCCGCCTACTGGTAGGAGGACGTATTTCCCTCGCGGTGGGGGTAACGGCGATGGCCCTGTCCATTGGCCTGGGAACAGTCGTTGGGGCCTTAGCCGGTTTCTACGGTGGTTGGTTGGATCTGATTTTAATGCGCTGGACAGAACTCTTTCTGGCCCTGCCCCAACTGCCCCTGGTATTGCTGGTGGTCTATCTGTTTCGGGATGCCGTCACCCGCTGGTTATCGCCGGAGCTAGGGATTTTTGGCCTGGTGGTGGTGTTGATTGGGGGATTAAATTGGATGACAGTGGCCCGTTTGGTGCGGGCCAATATCTTGAAATTACGGGAAATGGAGTTTATGACGGCGGCAGCGGCCCTGGGGGCCCGTCCGAGGGACTTAATTTGGCGTCATCTCCTTCCCAACGTCGCCAGTCTGATTATTGTGGCCGCGACCCTAGCGGTGGGCAATGCCATTGTCACAGAATCTACCCTCAGTTTTTTGGGGTTGGGTTTCCCTCCAGATATTCCCACCTGGGGCCAGATGCTATTTACCGCCAAGGATTACCTGATGACGGCTCCCCATCTAGTTCTTACCCCCGCCTTGGCGATTATTCTGACAGTATTAAGTATTAACTACATCGGCGAAGGCCTGCGCAAGGCCCTACCGTGA
- a CDS encoding crossover junction endodeoxyribonuclease RuvC → MTRWLGLDPGLARIGWAVLEGESGQAPQLLDYGVIETEKNLTTPARLLEIEQDLSYLLAEFKPDDIAIEMPFFNRQIKAAGGVLQALGVINLVIYRDLGKVPIFLHQASWKCHLGHGRASKQEVAAMLQQFFVLDTAAIDDSVDAIGIALAGFQGLRNDIT, encoded by the coding sequence ATGACCCGATGGCTAGGCTTAGACCCCGGTTTGGCCCGGATCGGTTGGGCGGTACTGGAAGGAGAATCGGGCCAGGCCCCTCAACTGCTTGACTACGGCGTGATCGAAACCGAGAAAAACCTGACCACGCCGGCCCGATTGCTGGAAATTGAGCAAGACCTCAGCTATCTGTTGGCGGAATTTAAACCCGATGACATTGCTATTGAAATGCCGTTTTTTAATCGTCAAATCAAGGCAGCGGGTGGTGTGCTCCAGGCCCTGGGGGTAATTAATTTAGTCATCTATCGTGACCTGGGTAAAGTGCCTATTTTTCTACATCAAGCCAGTTGGAAATGCCACCTGGGCCATGGTCGAGCCAGTAAACAGGAAGTCGCGGCGATGCTACAGCAATTTTTTGTACTGGATACAGCTGCCATTGACGATAGTGTGGATGCCATTGGGATTGCCCTGGCGGGCTTTCAGGGCCTGCGCAATGACATTACTTAG
- a CDS encoding FkbM family methyltransferase: MSSILKQIRRKLFGLDEQEAALHRAIADTNELIANLQKSFDHLHLNYSRTLVEVVSQSHPQTQLSCLINELPLRMPVSVLRAYAHCLETSQKDSFNYRVESHCVDWLRQYLQPGDVFVDVGAAYGVISLPLADYLGPNGRVYAFEPARQTRQLLEQIITQNNIGNVTLLPQAISDSIGSAEFIEYSSDNPFAWASDTSTLAANVQPSQQHYQTYIVEITTLDHILEQQSICPQAIKIDIEGFELYALQGGQKTLDQYRPALCIDIHEDVRTKTSALLGVRPFLESLGYRLQLQEHTLFAAP; encoded by the coding sequence ATGTCCAGTATTTTAAAGCAGATTCGTCGCAAACTCTTTGGCCTAGATGAACAGGAAGCCGCCCTGCATCGGGCCATTGCCGATACCAATGAATTGATCGCAAATTTGCAAAAATCCTTTGATCATCTCCACCTCAACTACAGCCGTACCTTGGTGGAGGTCGTCAGCCAGAGTCATCCCCAGACTCAACTGAGTTGCCTGATTAACGAACTTCCTCTCCGGATGCCTGTCTCGGTGTTGCGAGCCTATGCGCACTGCTTGGAAACATCACAAAAAGATAGTTTTAACTACCGAGTCGAGAGTCATTGTGTGGATTGGTTGCGTCAGTATCTCCAACCCGGCGATGTTTTTGTGGATGTGGGGGCCGCCTACGGCGTGATTAGTCTGCCTTTAGCCGATTACCTGGGGCCCAACGGTCGGGTCTATGCCTTTGAACCGGCCCGCCAAACGCGTCAATTACTAGAACAGATTATCACCCAAAACAATATTGGTAATGTCACGCTGTTGCCCCAGGCCATTTCAGATAGCATCGGTAGCGCAGAGTTCATTGAATACTCCAGTGATAACCCCTTTGCTTGGGCCTCGGATACCTCGACCCTCGCAGCTAATGTCCAGCCGAGTCAACAGCACTACCAAACCTATATCGTTGAGATTACGACCCTCGACCACATCCTAGAACAACAATCCATTTGCCCCCAGGCCATCAAAATTGACATTGAGGGGTTTGAACTCTACGCCCTCCAAGGGGGACAAAAAACCCTGGACCAGTACCGTCCGGCCCTCTGTATTGATATCCACGAAGATGTGAGAACAAAAACCTCGGCCCTGCTAGGTGTCCGGCCTTTTCTGGAGTCCCTGGGCTATCGTTTACAACTCCAAGAGCATACTCTGTTTGCAGCTCCCTAA
- a CDS encoding glycoside hydrolase family 19 protein translates to MNAIQTATLLSDLPLDTLKQVQTGLKALGYPVGPIDGMFGPRTRSAWAEFKADNHRSEPEWIGPDSWALLQEEVLALTTPGKTHDFSTKDGTVEAIIYECRQQKIGSANQIAYVLATTEHETNKTFKPVKEAYWNSEDWRRRNLRYFPYYGRGFVQLTWRRNYQKYGEILGFDLVGNPDKALDPNIALFTLVHGFKVGTFTGRKITEYINGDKADFYQARRCINGLDKAEEISELAKAWRRRL, encoded by the coding sequence ATGAACGCTATTCAAACGGCGACGCTACTAAGTGACCTGCCCCTCGATACCCTCAAGCAGGTTCAAACTGGCTTAAAGGCCCTGGGCTATCCGGTTGGGCCCATTGACGGGATGTTTGGCCCTCGCACCCGGTCGGCCTGGGCCGAGTTCAAAGCCGATAACCACCGCTCGGAGCCTGAATGGATTGGGCCAGACTCTTGGGCCTTGCTTCAAGAGGAAGTTTTGGCCCTGACCACCCCAGGAAAGACCCATGACTTTTCCACCAAGGACGGTACGGTAGAGGCCATTATTTACGAATGCCGTCAACAGAAGATTGGGTCAGCTAATCAGATTGCCTACGTTCTTGCCACGACGGAACATGAGACGAACAAAACCTTTAAGCCAGTCAAAGAGGCTTATTGGAATAGCGAGGATTGGCGCCGGCGGAATCTCCGCTATTTTCCTTACTACGGACGCGGCTTCGTTCAATTGACTTGGCGGCGGAATTACCAGAAGTACGGGGAAATTTTAGGTTTTGACTTGGTGGGGAACCCTGACAAGGCGCTAGATCCGAACATCGCGCTTTTTACTTTGGTCCACGGCTTCAAGGTCGGTACGTTCACTGGCCGGAAAATCACCGAGTACATCAATGGGGACAAGGCTGATTTTTACCAGGCCCGACGCTGTATCAATGGACTGGACAAGGCAGAAGAGATTTCTGAATTGGCCAAGGCCTGGAGGAGAAGACTGTGA